CCTGCCTCTGCCGTTGGGCTACGGGGGCATTTGCGCGCCCTCGGATGACCTTAACCGGAGTTGGCACTTCCGTCTCGTGTCATCGCAGAAGACTGGCAGCGATTCCGTCAAGGATGTCGTGTTCGCTGGTGATCACGTGGTTGATCCCGGACCGCTCACTGATTCGTTCCACAATGCGGGACCACACAAGTGCGCCAGCGACGATGACATCAACGCGGCCAGGGTGCATGAATGGCATCGTAGCGCGCTCTTCCCGGGTAGCGGTGATGAGGGCATGGCAAGAAGCCAGGGTTTGTTCGACGCTCAGGCTGTGCAGATGGATAGCTTCGGAATCATATTTCGTTAGTCCCAGGGCGTGAGCTGTGACGGTGGTGATGGTGCCAGCCAGTCCGATAACAGAGCCGATACCTTCGAGCCCTACCTCATCGTCGACTGTGTCCAGGAGCGCATCGATATCTTTCGTCGCAGCAGCTATCTCTTCGGATGTTGTTGCGACAGAACGGAAATGGCGTTCGGTCATGCGAACACAGCCCATATTGACACTGATCTGCTTCACGGCGCGGGTGGCATTTTCGCCCTCACCACCGCGAACAAATTCCGTTGATCCCCCACCCAGATCCACCACAAGGAAAGGCGCTCGCGCTCCAGAGGCTGCCACCTCGCCGGTAGATCCGAGGAAGGAAAGAGCGGCTTCTTCAGTGCCGCTAAGCACCTCGGGAGTCACATTTCGTTCGCCGAAGGCTTCACGGACCCCGGCAACAAATTCATCGGCATTGCTGGCATCCCGGGTAGCTGAAGTCGCTACAAAGCGGATTGCCTCAACCCCGAGAACCTCACACTGCTGGGCATACTCATGCACCATCGTCAAGGTTCGCTGCATCGCCTCAGGCGCAATCATTCCTGTGGCATCCACGCCATGTCCTAGACGCACCACTTCCATCCGGCGCACCACGTCAGTCATGTTGACGCTGTCGTCTTCACCGATGCTGCCATCAGCAATCAGCAGACGGATCGAGTTAGTTCCGCAGTCGATTCCCGCAACACGCATGGCTTCCTCCTCAGGGCTTGGTCACTGCTGCTGATCTTCAGCGACAGGTACGCAAGGCCCTGTCGGCCACATGTCCTTCAATGCATCGATTGCTTCATCTCCGAACGGGTTTACCCCTGGCCCTGCGCTCAATGAATGCCCCACCAACACGTGAAGACACTTCACCCGTTCAGGCATTCCACCAGCAGCGATCCCTTCAATTTCAGGAACGTGCCCCAGCCGAGAACGCCGCGCGAGGTAATCCTCGTAAGCAGCCCGGTATGCCGCTGCCAGTTCAGGATCTTCGCTCAGGCGCTCGGTCATTTCAGCCATGACACCGTTGGCCTCAAGCGTGCCAATTGCGCCAGTAAGAGTTGGGCAGGTGGCATAGAAGGTAGTGGGAAAAGGCGTGCCATCAGGCAGGCGTGGCATGGTCGCCACCACATTCGGGTGTCCGCAGGGGCAGCGAGAAGCTACCCCCACAACACCACGCGGCAACCTGCCCAACTGAGACTCAATCGCGGCGATGTCTTCAGGGCTGGCCTGCTCCACGCCAAGCTCGGCAAGCACCTGCGCACTGGGAGTGGGCAATCCAGGCGCATGTGGCAAAGAAACATCGGGGGTGGTTGGGTCGCTGGTGTTCACGCTACTCCGGTTCAAAATCGTGGAACGCCGCCACGCGGCTGGTAAGGCTTTACGGCCTCCGAGAGCCTACCGTGAGTGCCTGCGACCTCAGTAGCCATGGTTAGCGTTCTCACGTCCTGGATCTTGAACTGTGCTGCTAGAAGAGCCAGTCCCTGCCTTACCTGTCGGGGTTCCTGCCGGATCAGTGCGAGTAGCCACCCCGGGAGAAATCGGCGCCAACGGCGCGTTTGCGTCCTTGGGCGAGAGTGAATCACTGGCGTCCATGGATGCCCAGACTCGGTCGTACCAGCTACCGCCACCTGATTCATCTGGCCGCACAACAGCACCAGCACCTGTGGTCTCTTTCGTGGTCAGCCCTTCGGCGCCAAGCACGATGTAACGCGTCTCTCCTGGCTTCACAAACTTGAGGCGTTCACGTGCCTGTTGTTCCACGTATGTCTGGTCATCCCAACGCTTGAGCTCTCCTTGCAGAGTATTGATGTTTTTCTGCCGGTCAGAGGCTTCCTGCTGCAGAGAAGCTAACTGTGCCTTCTGCGCGACATATGCGCGGACAGTAGGCACCAGCATGAGCAAAAGCATCACTACCGTCGCAGCCAGCACAGCCACTCGTTTGGTCGATGAGCGGCCCAGCCGTCGCGTGGAAGAAACGTAGGTGCTTGGCCCGGCTGCTGCGGTGCGTGGGCGTGAAGGGTCGCGGTGCCCCGCTGCGGAGCCACTTCGCCCCATAGGACGCCGAGAGGAGGACACGCCAGAGGCGCGACGGGCAGAGGAGCCCGACGCGCCTCTGGGACGACGAGTCGCAGATGCCATAGAGGCAGGCTAATCGCCTAGGAAATGTCCGTCATCCCTTGAAACGCGGGAAAGCGCCGGCACCTGCGTAGACAGCAGCGTCATCGAGCAGCTCTTCAATGCGCAGCAACTGGTTGTATTTAGCAACTCGCTCCGAGCGTGCCGGTGCACCAGTCTTGATCTGACCGCAGTTCGTTGCCACTGCAAGGTCGGCAATGGTGGTGTCTTCGGTTTCACCAGAACGGTGGCTCATCATGCAGCGGTAGCCGTTGCTCTGCGCCATTGCGACAGCGTCAAGGGTTTCGGTGAGCGAGCCGATCTGGTTCACCTTGACCAGCAGGGCGTTAGCCGTGTTGGTTGCGATACCTTTAGCAAGGCGCTCGGGGTTGGTGACGAACAGGTCATCACCAACGAGCTGGACCTTGTCGCCAAGCTCATCGGTCATGTGCTTCCAGCCGTCCCAGTCTTCTTCGTTCAGCGGGTCCTCGATGGAAACCAGTGGGTAGTTGGCAACCAGGTCTGCGTAGTAGGCGACCATTTCTTCGGCGGACTTGCTGCCACCTTCGAACTGGTATGCGCCGTCCTTGTAGAACTCGCTGGAGGCAACATCCAGAGCCAGAGCGATGTCGGTGCCTGGGGTGTAGCCAGCCTTCTTGATCGCCTCGACGATCAGGTCAAGCGCGGCAGCGTTGCTTTCGAGGTTGGGGGCGAATCCACCTTCGTCGCCAAGACCAGTGGCCAGGCCGCGCTCTTTGAGGACGCTCTTGAGGGAGTGGTACACCTCAGCACCCCAGCGCAGAGCTTCTTTGAAGCTAGAGGCGCCGATCGGGGCGATCATGAACTCCTGGATGTCGACGTTGGAGTCCGCGTGGGATCCGCCATTGAGGATGTTCATCATCGGGACGGGAAGAACGTGGGCGTTGGGGCCGCCAACGTAACGGAACAGCGGTAGGCCAGCGGAGTCGGCGGCGGCACGCGCCACGGCCAAGGAGACGCCGAGGATAGCGTTGGCGCCGAGCTTGCCTTTGTTATCAGTGCCGTCGAGGGCGATCATTTCGGCGTCGACGAGGCGCTGGTCAGAAGCGTCGTGGCCGAGCAGACGAGGGGTGATGTCTTCGAGAACCGCGTCAACGGCTTCTTCGACACCTTTGCCCAGGTACCGGCCCTTGTCGCCGTCGCGGCGTTCCACTGCCTCGAAAGCTCCGGTGGAAGCGCCGCTGGGAACGGCTGCGCGGGAGGTGGTGCCGTCGTCGAGGAGGACCTCGACCTCGACCGTGGGGTTGCCGCGGGAGTCCAGAATCTCGCGTGCGCCGATTTCCTCGATGGTTGCCACAATCTCTCCTTCGATGGATGTTCGATTTGGCTGTAGATGGTGTGCGGCCGCTGCGGCCGGGCCGTGTTGTGGTTCGCCACGGGTTACCGGTTGTGTGGGCCGTTCTTTACTGACCCTAGTCGGTATCTGTGGATTCCAACGGGTCGGATGGTCCCTGTTCTTGCCTATCGCGCAACGACGTGGTGACGCGATTCACAGTGGCCAGCAGGGCTGTTCCTGGGTCCACGCCAGCGTCGACCGCTTCGAGGACCAAGGCGAATAGGCGAGTGCCGTAATCGTCTTCGGGCTGGTCAGCTAGGGCGGATCGTACTGTATTGAGGTGACCTGCCCTGCGGTGCCGGTTGGCGATCTTGGCCGCTCGTTCCAACGGTGCGAGGGATGCGGGGATGCCGTCAAGTGGTGAACGTCTCTCCGGTTTTTCGGCTGCTTTGATCGCATCCCAGTTCGCTTCGATGCGTGCTGGGTCATCGGTGTCGACATCACCGAACACGTGGGGGTGGCGGCGGCGGAGTTTGGCGATGGTGCGATCAGCGATGTCGTCGATGGTGAATGACTGGTTGTGTTCATGGCCTAGGCGGGCATGAAAAACCACTTGGAAGAGCACGTCACCGAGTTCATCGACAAGTTCTTCTCTATCGCCGCTGTCAATGGCGTCGGCGAGTTCGTAGGCTTCTTCGACAGCGAACTTGGCCAGTGAGTTGTGTGTTTGTGCGGCATCCCACGGGCAGCCGCCAGGTGAGCGGAGCCGGTCCATGACTTCAATGAGTCCGGTAATGCCGGTGAGTTGTTCGGCGTCAGTGGGGTGTTGCTGGCTGCTGGTGGAACCCATGTGTTTTATCGCGGCTGCGGCATCGCCTGCTGCGCAGGTTGGATCCAGGCTGGTTGAGCCGGCAGGAAGCCACGTTTGGGGTCATAGCCGCCGTAGCGAGGGCTGACGGAGATGTCGGCGCTGGCGAAGGCTTTTTGGAGTTCTTGGTTGATGGCCCCGCCTTGGTTTCCTTGGCTTTGGCCGAGTTTGCGGCCGATGGCCTGCACCTGTTGCATCTGGATCGTGGTTTGAGAGACGTCAGGAAGCTGTTTGGCAAGGGCGGTGCGGATGACGTCTTCACCGATCACTGCGCCGTGTTTTTTACCGACCTCAAGGACCATGGGGCGAAGGGCCAAGATTTGGACGATGTCGGCGCGTTTGATTTGGGCGCCAGCTCCGGCCTTGGTGAGGTCGGTCATGACATCGTCGATGTTTTTTTCACTGATCACGGTGCCGTTGGCGACGGCTGCCACGCCGGGTGATCCTGCGGTGCCGCAGCCGGCTAGCCCTAGGGCTGCAAGGCCTAGGGCTATAACCGCGGCGGCCTTGCCGCCACGCAGGCGGGCGGCGCGCATGAACGACGATGTGCTCTTCACGGTCTAACCTCTTTTGCTTTCGTGACTGGATTCGGCTGGGAGCTCCCGGAGTCCGTCGATAGTGGGCGGTGGTGCCCGTGGTGTGGCGCGGACGTGTTGCCGGTTGCATGGTCGATCCGTTTCGCTCGTTACATCATGCCCTGAGACAGCGGCTCGTATCGAGGCGACTCCCGCATTAGTGCGGCGGATTCTGTGCGCAGTGCTTGGTTAGAAGAAACGTTTTGGGGTTTTTTTGTTGCTGCGCAGACGGTGCCCTAGGTGACGGGCCACGTATACGCCTGCGATAGCTCCGAATAGGTGTGCCTGCCAGGAGATGCCCATCTGGTTTGGCAGTACGCCCCAGGCCATCCCCCCGTAGATGCAGGCGACGATGATCCCCACGATTGTGGGAGCAAGCCGACGAGCTGAGAAACCGAAAACGATAAGGAAAGCGGCATAGCCATAGATGAGGCCGCTGGCGCCGACGTGGACTGTTCCAGCAGGACCGAAGAGCCATACGCCTGCTCCGCCGAGAACGATGATGGAAGCGGTGACGGCGAAGAACTGGCTGGTGATGAGTGCCACGAGGATCCCGAGTGTGAGCAGGATGCCGGTGTTGGTTATGAGGTGGGCGAACCCAGCATGCAGAAATGGGCTCAGAAGAATGCCATACCAGTGGCTGAGGCTGCGCGGCTGGATACCGAATTGGTCCAGGTCAGCGGCCGCAACCTGGTCAACGATTTCGCAGGCCCACATGAGCCCAACGAGAAGGAAGAGCTGTAGTAGCCGGGTGGCTAAGCAGGCAGGTGTGCGTTTGGGGCGCATGGTTGTGCGTTTGGGGCGCGTGGTAACGGCGCGGCTCATGCCTTCCAGCCTGCCGTATGTGGTGGGGACGGTTAGGCGTTGTGGTTCTGGGTGCTGCGTTGATCAGCTCGGCGCCATTCGCGGCGGGCGCGCCACATAACTAGAGCGGCGTCATGAGGGTTGAGCTGACGTTGGACGGTGTCGATGATGTCTTGCTGCATGGCGTGGGTCCATGTGGTTTCTTCAGGAGTGAGTGGGGTGCGCCCCAAGGCGGAGGCGAAAACGGCGCGCCAGCCTTCTTGTCGATGGCCGAGGGTGTAGTCCAGCAGGCTCCCGTATGCGGTGAACATGGGGGAATCGGGGTCAGGGTTACTCCAAGGACTAGTTGCGGTGACTTGTTCGTCGTGGCGGCGGTATTTGAGTCCGGGCAGGGCGGTGCGCACGAGGCGGTATCCGTTGGCGGCGGCGCGCAGCCAGAGTTCGTAGTCTTCGGCGGGAACGTCGGTGTATCCGCCGAGTGCATCGAAGGCGCTGCGGCGCATTGTCACCGAGGGGTGGACAAGCATGGAGCCCAGGAGAAGGTGGAAGGGGGTGGCGGCGGCGGAGAATCGACCGGGCTGGTCTACGCCGGTGATGTTGCCGGTGGCGTTGATGTGTAGGGAGGTGGTGAAAACGAAGTCGGCGTTTCGTAGGGCCAGGCGGCTGAGGTTCCATCGGCCCACCATGACGATGTCGTCGGCGTCCATGCGGGCGATGTAATCGCTGTCGCTGGCGCGGGCGAGTTCGTTCAGGCTGTTAGCCACGCCGTGGCCGTGGTCGTGGCGGTGAATGATGAAGCGGTTGTCGCGTTCGGCGGCGGCGGCGAGCAGGGCGGGCGTGGAGTCGCTGGACCCATCGTCCATGATGTGCACGTGTGCGTCGCGAGGCAGGGTAGTGGCCAGGCTGGAGAGCGCTGTGGGCAGGTAACGCTGACCGTTTCGGACTGGCATAAGGACTGTCAGACGAGGCATATTCTTCGCATTCAGGTGAAGGGACGGTCGGCGAGCTAGGTGCACTCGTTCACAACCCTACGAGTTGAAAAAGCTTCTTACATAAGAACATTCACAACTGGTAGAGCAATTGCTGTACAGGAGACCGCGACAATCACGGGCAACGCGGCACCCTTAATACGCGACAACGCATACGTGACCAGCAGCACCAAAAGCTCTTTACCAACAACAACATAAGCGGCAGCCTCAATCGATTCGAGAGCAACCCAACCAATAAGAGGCGCACACGCCAACGCCATCACGGCCGGAACGATAGAGGCCCGCGGACGCTCGTAATAAATAGCCATGATCTGCAACGCCAACGAAATCGAATACGGAATAGTCGCCACCGCCAGCGTGGGCACCGCAGCAAGAGTGACATTCCACGCATCGCCAAGAATGGGATCAAGAACCCACTCCACCAGCGCAAGAACCACCCCCACCGCCGCCGTAGTAGCCAGCACAGCCAGCAACGTAATCCGCCGAATAAGTGCCGGATGCTTAGCGGTGTCCTTCTCCGCAGAGATACGCGCCCGAAGAAAGTTCGACGTCGCAGCCGACAACGCTTCCCCCGGGCTACGCCCCATCGTCACAGCAGTGGAATACGTACCGAGGTTGCCAACCCCAGCGAAACCACCCACGAACACCCGCTCCAACTGGCCTTGCCCCCACCCCAAAGCACTGAGCGTGACCAGAGAGCGCATGCCCTTACGGGGATGGCGCCCGCCCTCCTGGGGCGTGATGTCAATCCGTGCGTGCGCACGATGCACCAAGAACAAGAACGTCGACTCCGTGGCAAGCAAATGCACCGCCATCGCCACCGAAGAACGCGTCAGCCACACCACCACGAACGACAAGGAAAGCCCCACCACGGCAGCCAAGAGCTGATAGCGAGCAAGCTTGTGCCACTCCTGCAAGTACTGCAGCCGGGCAACCGGAACAATCCCGGCAGTAGTGATAAACGGCACCACCAAAAAAGGAACAAGCCCCAAAATGTAGCCACCTAGGTCTTGACCATTGGTGAACCACAAACCAACAAGCACCGCAAGGATCGCGAACGACCCCAATAACGCCGAGCTATGGGCGGTACGCCGAACAGAACGAACATGCCGCGGGTTAGAAACAGAAACAACAGCCTGATTACGCAAAGCGCTCTCAGCGACAGCCTGATAAAGCGTGTAAGTGAGAGCAACCCAGCTGTACACACCGACAGCACCCGGATCAGTGAACGCAGCAAAAGCCACAATCACCACTGCGGAAGCAACGCGTGGGAAAACCCGCTCCAGAGTTGCCCACGCCAGCTGGATCACCGTGTTCATGAGCGCGAAGCAGCCTTATCGGTGCCTTCACTGGACTGGCTGGCCTGCGCAGGACCATCAGTACCTACCGCCGCTACATCAGCCTGATCGCTAAGCTTCACTCCAGCAACACTGGCCAGATACTGCATGATGCCCCGCACTGCTGTGCCCTCCCCCAAATGCGTCTGAGCGAACTCTCGCCCCGCCACGCCAAGCTCTGCAGCCCGCGCAGGGTCTGCAACAAGACCTTCGGCAGCCTCCAAAAGATCTGCAGCAGCACCCGGGGCAACCACCACACCAGCGCCTGCCCGTTCAACAAGACCAGCAGCCGTCCCCAACGCATACACAGCCGCAACAACCGGCTTACCCGCATTGAAATATGTAGAAAGTTTGCTGGGTACAGCCATCTCGGCTACGCCTGGCTTCTCATTAAGAACAAGGACATCCGCAGCCGCCAAAGCCGCCCGAAAATCATCATCAGGCAACGGATCCACAAAAGAAATATTCGCGCAGTCCCCCGCCAGCTCTTCCAGCCGAGCCCGTTCACTGCCATCACCAGTCAGCACAAACAGCGCCTGCGACTGACGTGACTGAGCAACCTTGGCTGCCTCAACCACCACCTCCAGCCCCTGCTTGTTCCCCATTGCCCCCGAGTGCATAAACACTGGCCGATTACCCCAGCCCATCCGCTCCCGGAAACGCTGACCATCCTGGCTACTAGCGGCCTGCACATGTGACCAGTTCCCATGTACCGAAACCCGCTCAGCAGGCACGCCCAACTCCGAAACCGCGAACGTACGGAACCGCTCCCCAATAGCCACCACCCCATCAGCTGCCCGGTACACCGCGCCCTCGAGGCCCTTGGCCACCCGCACCTTCCACGAACCCGCCGCATCTAGCTCAGCCATTCCCCGCGTGTACAGGTCCTGACTCCACAGCGCACTCGGCACACCCAACAGCTTGGCCTTGGCTACCACCGCCGCCGAAGCAAGCAGCGGCGGGGAAACCGTCAACACCACATCTGGACGTCCCCACGAAGACCCCAACACCCCGGCAGCAAAAGACAGCTCCAACAGGATCCGCCCCACGCCAATGCCCCCAGCTGGAACCACATGCCGCACCCGACGCACAGGAACGCCATCAATCACCTCATCCCGACGCCACCGGCGAAACCCGGTGTAGTTACGCCACTGGGGGTAGTGCGGAATACCCGTGATCACTCGCGCATCATGCCCCTGGGCCCGCAGCCCACGCGCCAACCCAGCCACATACGGCGCAATACCGGTTGGTTCGGGGTCATAGTTAACCGCGACCACGAGAATCTTCATGAACACTCCAGACAATGGATCTACATACTCAACAAACAGGAAAAAGGCAGCTCAGAGCGCCGTATCTTCTACAGGACGCCGAAGAACATCCCGCTCCACGAGCAACGACTGCACCGCGTCAAACACAACCTGACGGCTCGTCTGCGCGAACAAGCTGTGATCAATCCGCTCATCAACCTGCAACCGGAATCGCCCATCCAACCGCGGGGTCCGCATAAACATCGGGCCACCCTTAGCCCGGAAAACAGCAGCCTCCGATAGCCCCAGAGCCAGCACCGTGACCGTGCGACGATCCACCGGAGTCAACAACGCCGCCACCCGGTCCGTACGCCTATCTCCTCGCAGCAAACCCCGCAAACGAGGAAAACGAATCGCCATGTCGTGCAAGAACTCGTGGAACCACATACGCATCCCACCACGAGAGCTAGCCGTATCCGAGGACTGCGCGTCATCTTCTTCTTCCGCGCCGTCCCCCGCCGCCGACAACACCTGCGAAAACGCACCCTCTGAACGGTATGTCTTGGCATAAAAGGCCTCGTCATAATTCGACGAATCCGGATCCCAATGCACCGGATTGACCGCGACCACCCCGTTAAAAGCCCCCTCCGAGGCAGCCGCGCGCAACACCGACCACGCCCCCGAACACGCCCCCACCCCAAACACATCAACCCCACCACGCTGACGCAACCACGCAGCACCGTGAAGAACATCCTCCACACTCGTCTCCGTATACGGGAACGGCTCCCCCGGATACCTCACATCCGTGGTCTCCCCCAACTCACGACGATCCATCCGCAAACCAAGAACACCATGCGGAGCCAACGCTCGCGCCGCAGCCGTCCACGCGTTGCCCGGCCCTGCACGCAACTCACTGCCAATCGCCGTGTACAACACGGCACCATGCACCCCAGCTTCCGGCGAAGACGTCAACACACCCGGCAACAAATCCGGCCCCACCAGCACAATCGACTCCTCCACCACCCGCCCAGAAGCATCCTCCCACCGCGCATCCCGCACCTGAGGAACCGGCATAAACGGTCCCTCAACCCCCGAAGCCAACCGCCCCACCAACGCATCAGCATCCTCAACCCGCGTCTGCACAAAATGCGGAGACCCCAACGTCAACTGCAACACAGCCTTCGGATCTGGCTCCCGCACAATCTCAAAACCATCACCCTCACCAGCACGACGAGGAGCCTTCAACCCCTTCAACGAGGCCGCATGCCCCTCCGAGAAGTGATACCCACACAACTCCACACCCTCATCCACCACCTCCACCGGCGAAGCAAACTTCCGCAAATTCTGGTGCTGCCGCAAAAACGACGCCCCCGATACCGGCTCCCACAACACCACCGACCCCGTCACTGGCGTGACCACGACACCCTCTTCAGCAGCAGCAACCGCCTGCACATGCGCAAACGCCAACGCTCCACCCAAACGCCACCCCACCACACTCACCGGACGGTCAGGCACTGCAGCCCCCGCCGCAGCTACCGCAGCCTCGACCTCCTCACCCCACACCGACACCAAATCCAGATCCGCAGGAACATCCGGGGATTCCCCATCCCCACCCAAAAACAACGACACCGCCACAAACCCCGCATCAGCAGCACGCACCGCCAACGCCCGCAGCCGCCGGAAAGGCACCGTCGTCTCACGACCAACTGAAGGAACCACCACCACTGCGCCCCGAGCCTGCCCCCCAGCTGGCTCATCCACCCGCGCTAACACCGGACGTCCCGACGTCGTCGTCAACCACGTCAACCGTGACGTACTGAACACCCGTCCATCATCACCCACGCCGTTCTCCCGAATCACCGCAGACTCCGGCACCACCGGTGAACCCGCGCGTACATCGACCACAGGGTCACACCCCTGAAGGAACGT
This region of Dermatophilus congolensis genomic DNA includes:
- a CDS encoding Ppx/GppA phosphatase family protein, which encodes MRVAGIDCGTNSIRLLIADGSIGEDDSVNMTDVVRRMEVVRLGHGVDATGMIAPEAMQRTLTMVHEYAQQCEVLGVEAIRFVATSATRDASNADEFVAGVREAFGERNVTPEVLSGTEEAALSFLGSTGEVAASGARAPFLVVDLGGGSTEFVRGGEGENATRAVKQISVNMGCVRMTERHFRSVATTSEEIAAATKDIDALLDTVDDEVGLEGIGSVIGLAGTITTVTAHALGLTKYDSEAIHLHSLSVEQTLASCHALITATREERATMPFMHPGRVDVIVAGALVWSRIVERISERSGINHVITSEHDILDGIAASLLR
- a CDS encoding DUF501 domain-containing protein, giving the protein MPTPSAQVLAELGVEQASPEDIAAIESQLGRLPRGVVGVASRCPCGHPNVVATMPRLPDGTPFPTTFYATCPTLTGAIGTLEANGVMAEMTERLSEDPELAAAYRAAYEDYLARRSRLGHVPEIEGIAAGGMPERVKCLHVLVGHSLSAGPGVNPFGDEAIDALKDMWPTGPCVPVAEDQQQ
- a CDS encoding FtsB family cell division protein, with translation MASATRRPRGASGSSARRASGVSSSRRPMGRSGSAAGHRDPSRPRTAAAGPSTYVSSTRRLGRSSTKRVAVLAATVVMLLLMLVPTVRAYVAQKAQLASLQQEASDRQKNINTLQGELKRWDDQTYVEQQARERLKFVKPGETRYIVLGAEGLTTKETTGAGAVVRPDESGGGSWYDRVWASMDASDSLSPKDANAPLAPISPGVATRTDPAGTPTGKAGTGSSSSTVQDPGRENANHGY
- the eno gene encoding phosphopyruvate hydratase yields the protein MATIEEIGAREILDSRGNPTVEVEVLLDDGTTSRAAVPSGASTGAFEAVERRDGDKGRYLGKGVEEAVDAVLEDITPRLLGHDASDQRLVDAEMIALDGTDNKGKLGANAILGVSLAVARAAADSAGLPLFRYVGGPNAHVLPVPMMNILNGGSHADSNVDIQEFMIAPIGASSFKEALRWGAEVYHSLKSVLKERGLATGLGDEGGFAPNLESNAAALDLIVEAIKKAGYTPGTDIALALDVASSEFYKDGAYQFEGGSKSAEEMVAYYADLVANYPLVSIEDPLNEEDWDGWKHMTDELGDKVQLVGDDLFVTNPERLAKGIATNTANALLVKVNQIGSLTETLDAVAMAQSNGYRCMMSHRSGETEDTTIADLAVATNCGQIKTGAPARSERVAKYNQLLRIEELLDDAAVYAGAGAFPRFKG
- a CDS encoding MazG family protein — encoded protein: MGSTSSQQHPTDAEQLTGITGLIEVMDRLRSPGGCPWDAAQTHNSLAKFAVEEAYELADAIDSGDREELVDELGDVLFQVVFHARLGHEHNQSFTIDDIADRTIAKLRRRHPHVFGDVDTDDPARIEANWDAIKAAEKPERRSPLDGIPASLAPLERAAKIANRHRRAGHLNTVRSALADQPEDDYGTRLFALVLEAVDAGVDPGTALLATVNRVTTSLRDRQEQGPSDPLESTDTD
- a CDS encoding rhomboid family intramembrane serine protease, which codes for MSRAVTTRPKRTTMRPKRTPACLATRLLQLFLLVGLMWACEIVDQVAAADLDQFGIQPRSLSHWYGILLSPFLHAGFAHLITNTGILLTLGILVALITSQFFAVTASIIVLGGAGVWLFGPAGTVHVGASGLIYGYAAFLIVFGFSARRLAPTIVGIIVACIYGGMAWGVLPNQMGISWQAHLFGAIAGVYVARHLGHRLRSNKKTPKRFF
- a CDS encoding glycosyltransferase family 2 protein; translated protein: MPRLTVLMPVRNGQRYLPTALSSLATTLPRDAHVHIMDDGSSDSTPALLAAAAERDNRFIIHRHDHGHGVANSLNELARASDSDYIARMDADDIVMVGRWNLSRLALRNADFVFTTSLHINATGNITGVDQPGRFSAAATPFHLLLGSMLVHPSVTMRRSAFDALGGYTDVPAEDYELWLRAAANGYRLVRTALPGLKYRRHDEQVTATSPWSNPDPDSPMFTAYGSLLDYTLGHRQEGWRAVFASALGRTPLTPEETTWTHAMQQDIIDTVQRQLNPHDAALVMWRARREWRRADQRSTQNHNA
- a CDS encoding lipopolysaccharide biosynthesis protein yields the protein MNTVIQLAWATLERVFPRVASAVVIVAFAAFTDPGAVGVYSWVALTYTLYQAVAESALRNQAVVSVSNPRHVRSVRRTAHSSALLGSFAILAVLVGLWFTNGQDLGGYILGLVPFLVVPFITTAGIVPVARLQYLQEWHKLARYQLLAAVVGLSLSFVVVWLTRSSVAMAVHLLATESTFLFLVHRAHARIDITPQEGGRHPRKGMRSLVTLSALGWGQGQLERVFVGGFAGVGNLGTYSTAVTMGRSPGEALSAATSNFLRARISAEKDTAKHPALIRRITLLAVLATTAAVGVVLALVEWVLDPILGDAWNVTLAAVPTLAVATIPYSISLALQIMAIYYERPRASIVPAVMALACAPLIGWVALESIEAAAYVVVGKELLVLLVTYALSRIKGAALPVIVAVSCTAIALPVVNVLM
- a CDS encoding glycosyltransferase family 4 protein, encoding MKILVVAVNYDPEPTGIAPYVAGLARGLRAQGHDARVITGIPHYPQWRNYTGFRRWRRDEVIDGVPVRRVRHVVPAGGIGVGRILLELSFAAGVLGSSWGRPDVVLTVSPPLLASAAVVAKAKLLGVPSALWSQDLYTRGMAELDAAGSWKVRVAKGLEGAVYRAADGVVAIGERFRTFAVSELGVPAERVSVHGNWSHVQAASSQDGQRFRERMGWGNRPVFMHSGAMGNKQGLEVVVEAAKVAQSRQSQALFVLTGDGSERARLEELAGDCANISFVDPLPDDDFRAALAAADVLVLNEKPGVAEMAVPSKLSTYFNAGKPVVAAVYALGTAAGLVERAGAGVVVAPGAAADLLEAAEGLVADPARAAELGVAGREFAQTHLGEGTAVRGIMQYLASVAGVKLSDQADVAAVGTDGPAQASQSSEGTDKAASRS
- a CDS encoding alpha/beta hydrolase family protein, coding for MSTFLQGCDPVVDVRAGSPVVPESAVIRENGVGDDGRVFSTSRLTWLTTTSGRPVLARVDEPAGGQARGAVVVVPSVGRETTVPFRRLRALAVRAADAGFVAVSLFLGGDGESPDVPADLDLVSVWGEEVEAAVAAAGAAVPDRPVSVVGWRLGGALAFAHVQAVAAAEEGVVVTPVTGSVVLWEPVSGASFLRQHQNLRKFASPVEVVDEGVELCGYHFSEGHAASLKGLKAPRRAGEGDGFEIVREPDPKAVLQLTLGSPHFVQTRVEDADALVGRLASGVEGPFMPVPQVRDARWEDASGRVVEESIVLVGPDLLPGVLTSSPEAGVHGAVLYTAIGSELRAGPGNAWTAAARALAPHGVLGLRMDRRELGETTDVRYPGEPFPYTETSVEDVLHGAAWLRQRGGVDVFGVGACSGAWSVLRAAASEGAFNGVVAVNPVHWDPDSSNYDEAFYAKTYRSEGAFSQVLSAAGDGAEEEDDAQSSDTASSRGGMRMWFHEFLHDMAIRFPRLRGLLRGDRRTDRVAALLTPVDRRTVTVLALGLSEAAVFRAKGGPMFMRTPRLDGRFRLQVDERIDHSLFAQTSRQVVFDAVQSLLVERDVLRRPVEDTAL